In Takifugu flavidus isolate HTHZ2018 chromosome 13, ASM371156v2, whole genome shotgun sequence, the following are encoded in one genomic region:
- the LOC130536307 gene encoding circadian-associated transcriptional repressor encodes MSATDSDNSIDWLASDYEDNESEQEFDSNGKCSQTGAPMSPRGRPHLDPTKGGCQVKDCESNWSEVEEASSLGSPPGYVEKWDSNNELCKRQQGEKAPLQQALKRPRSSMEEEEDMERQLRSNVSEKNQLFSRKCLELQCYIHPLSSILNGLRSGRYRERLSSFQESVAMDRIQRIMGVLQNPCLGEKYMNIILKMEEMLKSWFPNVKLQDQVVVTQTEEAAPTKKLKLSPGITTAEVGPVTVSEPPACSKVLRVVDLTPAGAYSASNLKWLHTSPICSATAEHAQAVPRHLLPPRDKDLTQDNLVSSSTDSQSKTDSVPRGPPPRKINAPCLERLLKSTESIISRKGPSGQTDSSWS; translated from the exons ATGTCTGCTACAGATTCGGACAATTCCATTGACTGGCTGGCCAGTGACTATGAGGACAATGAAAGCGAACAGGAGTTTGATTCTAATGGGAAGTGCAGCCAGACAGGGGCTCCTATGTCCCCCCGGGGCCGGCCACACCTGGACCCGACCAAAGGCGGCTGTCAGGTGAAGGATTGCGAGAGTAACTGGAGCGAAGTGGAGGAGGCCTCCAGTTTGGGCTCTCCCCCCGGCTACGTGGAGAAGTGGGACAGCAACAATGAACTCTGTAAAAGGCAGCAAGGTGAAAAGGCACCCCTCCAGCAAGCACTGAAGAGACCCCGCAGctccatggaggaggaggaggacatggaaCGACAGCTCCGTTCCAACGTGTCTGAGAAAAATCAGCTCTTCAGCCGTAAG tgCTTGGAGCTCCAGTGCTACATTCACCCACTGTCGTCCATCTTGAACGGCCTTCGTTCAGGAAGATACAGAGAAC GACTAAGCAGTTTCCAGGAGAGTGTGGCTATGGACAGAATCCAGAGGATCATGGGTGTTCTGCAGAACCCCTGCCTGGG AGAGAAATACATGAATATCATtctgaagatggaggaaatgCTGAAGAGCTGGTTCCCCAATGTAAAGCTTCAAGACCAAGTGGTTGTCACACAGACGGAGGAAGCAGCTCCCACTAAGAAGCTGAAG ctgtctcCAGGGATCACCACTGCAGAGGTGGGTCCCGTCACCGTCAGCGAGCCGCCTGCCTGCAGCAAAGTCCTGAGAGTCGTTGACCTCACCCCCGCGGGAGCCTACTCCGCCAGTAACCTGAAGTGGCTCCACACTTCACCCATCTGCTCAGCCACTGCAGAGCATGCCCAGGCCGTCCCCAGGCACCTACTGCCCCCCAGAGACAAAGACCTAACGCAGGACAACTTGGTGTCCTCCAGCACAGACAGCCAATCAAAGACTGACTCTGTCCCCAGGGGGCCTCCGCCAAGGAAAATCAACGCACCCTGCCTGGAGAGGCTTCTCAAATCCACAGAAAGCATCATCAGCCGCAAGGGGCCAAGcggtcagacagacagcagctggtccTAG